The window CCAGTTTTTccagatttaaaataaaaatcaatagaaCGTTTTTGACCATTTTGCTTACCTCTATGTtcatgaaaacaatttttactgtTCATGTTTAATGCATGCTTCGCCCATTCAGGTGCTACTATTATTGGATGTGGGTAGTTTTTACCTAAATCAACTCCACCTGCATTTAACTCAGAAGCAGATAATCTCCAAGGGGTATGACAAATgcctaattttttcaaaacaggtAGCCATGTTCTAACAAAATCACCTTCTTTATCATAATCTGCAGCCTGCTTTATTACATTAAACTTTCGATTGCTGCGAGGATCGTTTCCAATTCCAGCTATATAATTCCAATTTCCATAATTTGAACAAACATCTGAATCAATTAGCAGTGACTCAAACCACTCAGCTCCCATTCTCcaatctaaatttaaatctttaacaaGAAAGCTTGCAACATTTTGTCTTCCTCTATTAGACATCCAACCAGTAGCTAAAAGTTCCTTCATATTAGCATCAACAAATGGGATACCAGTATCTCCATTAGCccatttcataaataaatttaaatcctGTTTCCAGGTCCAAGGACCTTTACCGCCTTTTAATCCACccttaaaaaatactttactgCCATGCTTCAagcaaataaacttaaaatagtcTCTCCAAATAAGTTCAAACACAACCCAATAAGTAGAATCATTTTCCTTGATTTTTTTCTGCTCTTcgtattcttttattttgtgataGATCATTCTAGGAGATAAGCTTCCTAGAGTCAGCCACGGACTGAACTTGGTAGAGTAGTCTTTTCCTAATAAACCATTTCTTGTTTCTTTATAAGTAAGTATTGCATTATTGCCCCATAAATATTCATTTAGGCGTTTAATAGCATCAACTTCACTACCATTAAATGGAAATACTGATCGAATGTCAGTCTCATactcatttttatcaaaaccaaGTTCTTTAAGCAAAGGAACTTCGCCTAtagaaaaattttctaaatttggcAAAGAACTTATTTTGTCTGGTATTGGATTAAGTTTTCTGACAGGACATTTTTCAACACCTTTTCTGAATAAAGTGTATGTATTAGGaatttgatttatttgaaaTGGAATATCCTCTATATGATACAATGTAGAACCCCAAAAAGGCAATACTTTTATTCCTTTTGAATCACACACCTTAAAAACCGATTCTTCTACGTCTGTTTCTTCTTTCGctatttctttttgaaaaacaattgaTGTTACTGGTGCTGTTTGTTcacattcaaaaattaatttttcaatggCTTCTTTTGGTCTTTGTTTAGAAATAATAAGATTACttccttttttttgtaaactggTTCGTAATCCGGACACAGCATCGAGTATAAGTTTTGCTCTATGTATACCAGTTTTTAAGAATCCAAAATGGTGTGTTAACTTGTAATGGTCAGGGTCAAAACAGTAAAGTGGTAAAACATGTGAGCCATCTCGACAAGCAAAATTTAAACACTCATTATCATGCAAACGCAGGTCATTACGAAtccaataaataatagttttccTGGATGAAAACCCAGCCATTTTTAAGTCGAAACAAATAATAAGAATCACTCTATTTAAAAACCTtggaaataattatataacataaaacttCACGTTGTACAGACTTAAGATACGGTATTTAGAAAAACTCGGAGCAAATCTAAAgggtttttattataaaaaattttaaatttatttattttaagaataatttgaacttttttggataattatttaaaaaaagtaatttatcaaaacgacaaattatttttttaaattgattttcaatttaattaaaatttttgtttttgattcaTTGTCTCCGGTTATCGGCATACTAGAAGCGCATTTTCTTGTAACCAACGTTGGAACTGTCACTTAATTATTTCAACAATTTGTTGGCGATTTTGACCTCCCCTTACCCTTATCAATAACTTTTCAAACCTCGAGAAACCCCCAGTGCTGGATtgttgctatatatatatatatatatatatatatatatatatatatatatatatatatatatatatatatatatatatatatatatatatatatatatatatatatatatatatatatatatatatatactatatatatatatatatatatatatatatatatatatatatatatatatatatatatatatatatatatatatatatatatatatatatatatatatatataaacaacaatcCCGCACTTGGGGTCTCTAAAGGTGTGAAATTAGAAATTAGTCTATGGCTCAACAAATAGCGTCACAAATTCAACACcataaattttcattgtttttttgtaggGTCTGCAGAACAAAAGAgttttcattattgttattttttctgaaagttCTACGTACTAATTTGATGATATGGATAAAAAatcagctttttaaaaattgttcatgTTGAGGTAGAATACTCGAAAATAACACGAGTTTGAACCCCTAAATCTTAATGTgggcaaatttttttgtttttttaattgtaccaTTCGAAAGAGCTTATTTCACACTTTTAGAAACAATGAAAACTATTTTGGAGAGATTTTTCCTTTGAACTAAAACCATCTAGTTTTTATGACCTAAGTTAGGTCTACAAgttctttgatattttaaaagcgATATTATGGTCTGTAAATTAACTTTAGCCGTGTAGAGCTAATTTTAGTaagtagttttcttttttctaattttattctataatcattttatttataaggggctgtccattaattacgtcaacaattttCGAGCAGTTTTTACCTTCTCCTCTAGTCTACAACTTGTCAAATTTTCAGAAAACCCCCGCCTCCCTATAAAATTACCTCAACAATTAATTATCCCTCTCCTTgagagaaaaataaataaaataaagacaaaacaaaaacattttaagtaggagtaatagtagtagtttacaactttaacaaaatgtgattaaaagtaatatgtttagaaaaaaaaacgtaacatataaacattttttaaaaatatatataaccatttaaaattacaaaggCTTGCTCTGAACAAAAAAGCGAATAGGAGTAAAAGTGATTACTACATGCAACATTCTTGGTTTAAACTTCTTCCAGTGCATGATAGaaggataaaaaattaaattcatgtAACTTGTCGAAGAACTACAAGTCGGTAGtatgtcaataataaaaaaattgttccaatataaaagaacaaaaaaaaacattaatacttTGATGGAGGAGAATATTCCTCGATGTTTTCCGAAATTCTTACTATGGTAAAGAAATCCTAGTTACTGAAATTTTGACAAGATCTTAAAGACCTTTTTCACATGACAAGTTTGTACTTTTAAGTTGTTATATTATGATTAATAATTGCaaacttaaaaagtatatataattaatcatcagtaaattataaaatatatattttgtttttgcctGGGTAACGGTAGCATTTGGGTAATTTGGGATAACGGGTAGCATTTGATAATGCTACTCAGGTAGTGACCAACGGGTGGGTACCCGTGTACCCGTCGACAGCTAATCAAATTTCAcattgaaagaaaaatatttctaatagaATCTAGTATAACGAAATAAtgcatttgataatttttataaaccaaaggttggcaattttttaagACGGAAGAGCCAAAGCatacagtttataaaaattttccagTTTTCAAAGAGCTACTAAAtcttgttttcaatattataaaagtatttggGCATGAAGCTAAAGAGCCGCAttttaacattgaaattttaacatcaaattCGGCTTGCGAGCAGCATATTGCCCCtggtataaacatttaaataataaaatgtagacAATGTACTTATATAAATCTAACAaacacaaactttaaaaaaagtaattgagTAACGAGTAAGCATCTCGTGTTTGCTTATTTAGTTCTGTATCTGTtaggtatttttaaaacataacacTGCTTAAAAGATGTAGAAATTTAGTGTCATTAAAATACTGAAGGTTGTTTGATTGTGTATCATAAGCCTACAAACGCTGcctatttttccttttttaagtaaataaatttattgaaaaaagtaacgTTGCTGACCTCAATTTTTCTTGACCTTCATCCCCCCTCGCTCCCCCttgttaaaaattgtcaaaagttttttggtttttaaatctAACCAGTCAATGCAATTTTCACTCTCCACACTGGCACTGCTTAATGATAGGGCATTATTATTTCGCGATAAACCACTAACAGCAGCTGTTTTTTCAGCAACTGTTATTTGCACTTTCCGAATTTTTCCCTTTACATAATCTCTCTTACTAACACGTTTTATTCTTAAAAGTGAGATTCCAATCTCAGAAAGGTTAGTATTAATAATGTCACTTAAACATATTATATCATCTATGTcatattgtcaatttttttacttgaatttctaataaaacttctttaaattagaaatcaataataatagttaattaaataattactgtagattattaatacataattaatcaacatatgtacatatatttcattattttaaatgataatcttctttttgaaaaaattatttttgcgtTCTTTATTAATcctttacttttactttttactgtttatttgcttttactgaaagacaaaaattaaaagtattataaatttaattaagttaaacaatagaatgttttttatatagaatagcatatctt is drawn from Hydra vulgaris chromosome 07, alternate assembly HydraT2T_AEP and contains these coding sequences:
- the LOC100212169 gene encoding cryptochrome DASH; this encodes MAGFSSRKTIIYWIRNDLRLHDNECLNFACRDGSHVLPLYCFDPDHYKLTHHFGFLKTGIHRAKLILDAVSGLRTSLQKKGSNLIISKQRPKEAIEKLIFECEQTAPVTSIVFQKEIAKEETDVEESVFKVCDSKGIKVLPFWGSTLYHIEDIPFQINQIPNTYTLFRKGVEKCPVRKLNPIPDKISSLPNLENFSIGEVPLLKELGFDKNEYETDIRSVFPFNGSEVDAIKRLNEYLWGNNAILTYKETRNGLLGKDYSTKFSPWLTLGSLSPRMIYHKIKEYEEQKKIKENDSTYWVVFELIWRDYFKFICLKHGSKVFFKGGLKGGKGPWTWKQDLNLFMKWANGDTGIPFVDANMKELLATGWMSNRGRQNVASFLVKDLNLDWRMGAEWFESLLIDSDVCSNYGNWNYIAGIGNDPRSNRKFNVIKQAADYDKEGDFVRTWLPVLKKLGICHTPWRLSASELNAGGVDLGKNYPHPIIVAPEWAKHALNMNSKNCFHEHRGKQNGQKRSIDFYFKSGKTGQ